One Myxococcota bacterium DNA segment encodes these proteins:
- a CDS encoding aminotransferase class I/II-fold pyridoxal phosphate-dependent enzyme — translation MPTRAAYEFVEMDDSEQSLSYAAIDSKARAIAVALKEQKLEGERALLLYAPGLDYITALWGCFYGGVTAVPAYPPDPGRLDRTLPRLMNIVDDCEAAAILSTSLIQSFGEAKLPGKWIATDTIEQDLASYWSMPKINGDTLALLQYTSGSTGSPKGVMLTHQNILVHGAYVEDDARLHQYSRAVAWLPPYHDMGLVGSIIQPMYTGFLSTLMSPLDFLSNPYKWLKLLSDKKGEMSAAPNFAYDLCTRRVSEEKKATLDLSNWKFTINGAEPVKLETMQNFTRAFESCGFKMETFFPCYGLAESTVYVCGGSQTGVPKVKDGFVSCGKPKDPSMIQIRDGEVCLKNDYLSSGYFNKAEDNQKVFKDYFYTGDLGFIENGELFITGRKKDLIIIRGRNYYPQDIEQCVEKSSANVRKGCTAAFSISTGATEGLGLVAELSNPALEEETAAAVRHAVSLEFNLKVAALKFIPAKSIPKTSSGKIQRYACRELVTMDASVKSILGLDALANIEENKPLVSYGLDSLMRQELLVTLNLPGDTVIDENTTLASLRELPVLAAKKSEPPRKASQPWSIKSQIELLESTGLKNPYFIPLEDRSSVNFSNYNYIGLAGHPEVSAAAKEAIDQYGTSVSASRLVSGERVLHQKLEKKIADFIGVEDAIVYVGGHATNVGTISHLFGPGDLILHDSLSHNSILEGCKLSGARAMPFTHNDPASLERLLISHRANFARVLIVIEGVYSMDGDISDLPAYVHLKKAHDAHLMVDEAHSIGVLGKTGRGLSEYCGVDPKDVDFWMGTLSKSLASCGGYIAGAHEVVEYLRYTSPSFVYSVGISPPNAAAALKAFEVLEREPERLVRLNANAKRFISLCKARGINTGLSNNSAVIPIIIGNSLGTLQLSERLLSQGINIRPIIYPAVEEHLARLRVFMTSEHTDGQIEEAVAHLASKQ, via the coding sequence ATGCCAACGCGTGCAGCTTACGAATTTGTTGAAATGGACGATTCAGAGCAAAGTCTCTCTTATGCAGCCATCGATTCCAAGGCACGCGCCATTGCGGTGGCTCTAAAAGAACAAAAACTTGAGGGCGAGCGCGCGTTATTGCTGTACGCCCCAGGTCTCGATTACATCACAGCCTTATGGGGCTGCTTTTATGGTGGCGTGACGGCGGTACCAGCTTATCCACCTGATCCAGGTCGTTTAGACCGAACCTTGCCCCGCCTCATGAATATAGTCGACGACTGTGAAGCGGCCGCCATTTTATCTACAAGCCTCATCCAAAGTTTTGGCGAAGCCAAGTTACCAGGCAAATGGATCGCTACCGATACAATCGAGCAAGACTTGGCCTCTTATTGGTCAATGCCTAAAATCAATGGCGATACGCTGGCCTTGTTGCAATACACCTCAGGATCAACCGGCTCTCCCAAAGGGGTCATGCTCACGCATCAAAATATCTTGGTTCATGGCGCTTACGTGGAAGACGATGCAAGACTGCATCAATACTCGAGAGCCGTTGCTTGGCTACCACCTTATCATGACATGGGGCTGGTCGGCAGCATCATCCAACCCATGTACACCGGCTTTTTATCCACGCTGATGTCACCGCTGGATTTTCTATCAAACCCTTACAAATGGCTTAAATTACTATCGGACAAGAAAGGCGAAATGAGCGCCGCACCCAATTTCGCCTACGATTTATGCACCAGGCGGGTTAGCGAAGAAAAGAAAGCCACCCTCGATTTAAGTAACTGGAAATTTACGATCAACGGCGCAGAACCGGTCAAGCTCGAAACCATGCAAAACTTCACAAGGGCCTTCGAGTCCTGTGGATTTAAAATGGAGACTTTTTTCCCTTGTTACGGCCTAGCAGAAAGCACGGTCTACGTCTGCGGAGGCTCTCAAACCGGCGTTCCCAAAGTCAAAGACGGTTTTGTCAGTTGCGGCAAACCCAAAGACCCGTCCATGATCCAAATCAGAGACGGCGAAGTCTGTCTTAAAAACGACTACCTTTCGAGCGGCTATTTTAATAAAGCCGAAGACAACCAAAAAGTCTTCAAAGATTATTTCTACACCGGTGATTTGGGCTTTATCGAAAATGGCGAACTATTTATTACCGGCAGAAAAAAAGACCTGATTATTATCAGAGGCCGCAACTACTATCCTCAAGACATTGAACAATGCGTCGAAAAATCCAGCGCTAATGTGCGTAAAGGCTGCACCGCAGCATTTTCTATCAGCACAGGCGCCACCGAAGGCCTAGGTCTCGTGGCTGAGTTATCAAACCCTGCCCTTGAAGAAGAAACAGCTGCGGCCGTCCGGCACGCCGTCAGCTTAGAATTCAATCTAAAAGTGGCAGCGCTCAAGTTTATCCCCGCAAAATCCATTCCAAAAACATCCAGCGGTAAAATACAACGCTATGCCTGCCGTGAATTGGTAACCATGGATGCATCAGTCAAAAGCATCTTAGGCTTGGATGCTTTAGCCAACATTGAAGAAAACAAACCCCTGGTGTCCTACGGCTTAGACTCCTTGATGCGTCAAGAGCTATTGGTGACCTTAAATCTACCAGGCGATACGGTGATCGATGAAAACACAACCCTAGCCTCATTAAGAGAGCTTCCTGTTTTGGCGGCCAAAAAATCAGAGCCGCCCCGTAAAGCCAGCCAACCGTGGAGCATAAAAAGCCAGATTGAGCTTTTAGAAAGCACAGGTCTTAAAAATCCATACTTTATCCCGCTAGAAGATCGCTCCTCGGTCAACTTCTCTAACTATAATTATATCGGCCTAGCCGGCCATCCCGAAGTGTCAGCCGCTGCCAAGGAGGCCATTGACCAATACGGCACTAGCGTATCCGCCAGCAGACTGGTTTCAGGCGAGCGGGTTTTGCACCAAAAGCTTGAAAAGAAAATCGCAGATTTTATCGGCGTCGAAGATGCAATCGTTTACGTTGGAGGCCATGCCACCAATGTTGGGACCATTAGTCATCTCTTTGGGCCTGGCGATTTAATTCTGCATGATTCCCTGAGTCACAACAGTATCTTAGAAGGCTGCAAACTATCTGGCGCTAGAGCGATGCCTTTTACGCATAATGATCCAGCCAGCTTAGAAAGACTGCTGATAAGCCATCGCGCCAACTTCGCCCGTGTCTTAATTGTGATTGAAGGCGTTTACAGCATGGACGGCGATATTTCCGACCTGCCTGCTTATGTCCACTTAAAAAAAGCCCACGATGCCCATCTCATGGTCGATGAAGCCCATTCCATCGGCGTCTTAGGCAAGACCGGCCGAGGCTTATCAGAATACTGCGGCGTAGATCCCAAAGACGTCGATTTCTGGATGGGGACACTCAGTAAATCACTCGCCAGTTGCGGCGGGTACATCGCTGGCGCGCATGAAGTCGTCGAATATCTACGATACACATCCCCAAGCTTCGTCTATAGTGTTGGCATCTCCCCGCCTAATGCCGCAGCTGCCCTGAAAGCCTTCGAAGTGCTAGAGCGCGAACCCGAGCGGCTGGTCCGGCTCAATGCAAACGCTAAGCGCTTTATATCGTTATGCAAAGCGCGTGGTATCAATACTGGCCTCAGCAATAACTCAGCCGTTATTCCAATAATTATTGGCAATTCTTTGGGAACGTTACAGTTATCCGAACGATTACTTTCTCAAGGGATTAATATCAGACCGATTATTTATCCTGCGGTTGAAGAACATTTAGCCAGGTTAAGAGTTTTCATGACTTCGGAGCATACTGACGGCCAAATCGAAGAAGCGGTGGCGCATCTGGCGAGCAAGCAGTAA
- a CDS encoding amino acid permease: MNLFRTKAIGEIEQENGGLKRCLSAVDVTFLGIGAIIGAGIFVLTGVVAATHTGPAIVLSYIVAGLACVFVALSYAELAASIGGCGSAYGYAYAGLGEIIAWIIGWDLLLEYGLGISTVAVGWSGYAKNALSAMGVELPAAFVNSPSEGGYINLPAALIILLISVLLCVGARESSRFNTVIVFIKLIAIAVFIGIASFHVEPANWSVFAPFGWNGVMQGAALVFFAYIGFDAVSTAAEETINPQRNLPIGIISSLAFCTVIYIIVSALLTLVAPYGELNVKSPVAEVLLNLDHRVAAGIISAGAIAGLTTVMLVLYYGFSRVFLAISRDGLLPMRFSRINPKTQTPTGIILVSGVVMAVIAGLTPIGKLAELVNIGTLAAFVLVCGGVIALRIKNPDMPRPFKLSFHPLIPVLGIIFCVYLMLSLPFETWLRFIVWMAIGLILYAVYGYRNSVEGKR; this comes from the coding sequence ATGAACCTGTTTAGAACCAAAGCGATTGGCGAAATCGAACAAGAAAACGGCGGCCTTAAACGATGCCTCTCGGCTGTAGATGTGACCTTTTTAGGTATTGGCGCGATTATCGGTGCTGGCATCTTTGTACTTACAGGTGTGGTCGCAGCCACCCACACGGGACCAGCCATCGTCCTGTCCTACATTGTCGCAGGGCTAGCATGCGTTTTCGTTGCGCTGTCTTACGCCGAACTTGCAGCTAGTATTGGAGGCTGCGGGAGTGCGTATGGCTACGCTTACGCAGGCCTGGGTGAAATTATTGCTTGGATCATCGGCTGGGATTTGCTGCTTGAGTATGGGCTTGGCATTTCTACCGTTGCAGTTGGCTGGTCCGGTTACGCCAAAAATGCTTTGTCAGCGATGGGCGTTGAGCTTCCCGCAGCGTTTGTGAACAGCCCGTCAGAAGGTGGATATATCAATCTGCCGGCGGCTTTGATTATCTTGCTTATCTCCGTCTTACTGTGTGTGGGCGCCAGAGAAAGCTCTCGGTTTAACACGGTCATTGTGTTTATTAAGCTCATCGCCATTGCCGTATTTATTGGCATCGCGTCGTTTCATGTTGAACCAGCGAACTGGTCCGTATTCGCGCCGTTTGGTTGGAACGGCGTGATGCAAGGTGCTGCGCTGGTATTTTTTGCCTATATCGGCTTTGACGCGGTATCTACAGCAGCAGAAGAAACCATAAACCCACAGCGCAATCTGCCGATCGGAATTATTAGCTCACTAGCCTTTTGCACGGTTATTTATATCATCGTGTCGGCTTTGCTCACGCTGGTTGCCCCCTACGGCGAACTCAACGTAAAATCGCCAGTCGCGGAAGTCTTGCTGAATTTAGATCACCGAGTAGCAGCTGGTATTATTTCAGCTGGAGCAATCGCCGGGTTAACGACCGTCATGCTGGTGCTATATTATGGATTTTCGCGGGTCTTCTTGGCAATATCTCGTGATGGGCTGCTGCCAATGCGGTTTTCCCGAATCAATCCTAAAACTCAAACACCAACCGGTATTATTCTTGTAAGCGGCGTCGTCATGGCTGTCATTGCCGGGTTAACACCTATCGGTAAACTTGCAGAGCTTGTTAACATTGGAACTTTAGCGGCTTTTGTGTTGGTATGCGGCGGCGTGATTGCATTGCGCATCAAGAATCCAGACATGCCAAGGCCTTTTAAACTTAGCTTTCACCCGCTGATTCCCGTACTGGGCATTATCTTTTGTGTGTATTTAATGCTGAGCCTGCCATTCGAAACATGGCTACGATTCATTGTTTGGATGGCTATCGGCTTGATTCTCTATGCTGTTTATGGATACCGAAACAGCGTAGAAGGCAAGCGTTAG
- a CDS encoding ATP-binding protein yields the protein MPTLSESHSKLIVLTGGPGAGKTTVLEMAKHMFQDKVVVLHEAATMIYSGGFLRHQTPSAIRAAQRSIYHIQREQERILEEDQIAPVGLCDRGVLDGLAYWPGSKEDFFASVGTTEEEELSRYAMVIHMRTPSIEWGFNHNNPARNEAPEQAALLDQKTFEVWKNHPNHFVVDSRQDFLHKAEEVVGIISKFV from the coding sequence ATGCCAACATTATCTGAAAGTCATTCAAAGCTTATTGTCCTAACTGGCGGCCCAGGTGCCGGTAAAACCACTGTGTTGGAAATGGCCAAACATATGTTTCAAGACAAAGTGGTGGTTTTACATGAAGCAGCGACCATGATCTATTCAGGTGGATTTTTAAGGCACCAAACGCCCAGTGCCATTCGGGCAGCGCAGCGCTCGATCTATCATATTCAGCGCGAACAAGAGCGCATTTTGGAAGAAGATCAGATCGCGCCGGTTGGTTTATGTGACCGCGGTGTGCTCGATGGCCTAGCTTATTGGCCAGGCTCTAAAGAAGACTTTTTTGCTAGCGTGGGCACTACAGAAGAAGAAGAGTTGAGCCGCTACGCCATGGTCATCCATATGCGCACGCCTTCGATCGAATGGGGCTTCAATCATAATAATCCGGCGCGTAATGAAGCACCGGAGCAAGCTGCCTTGCTTGATCAGAAAACCTTCGAAGTTTGGAAAAACCACCCGAATCACTTTGTCGTAGATAGTCGCCAGGACTTCTTACATAAAGCGGAAGAAGTGGTAGGGATTATCTCCAAGTTTGTCTAA
- a CDS encoding DegT/DnrJ/EryC1/StrS family aminotransferase translates to MAESLKHQSWPVITDADKQAVLDVLERGILSGPLAPEVTSLEREFAAYLGVKYCLSANSGTAALHMGLEAIGIGPGDEVIVPAFTFVASAMAVLQQGATPVFVDIELGSLGLDPACVKRAITPKTRAIMPVHMHGMPCDIDAIFAIARQHDLMVIEDACQAHGATYHGQKVGSFGKVAAFSLQSSKNLAAGEGGLFVTNDETCYQRAARFRMFGENIQMSDTSVFDPSRPLDLKRSYDSVSIGYMYRMPELTAALARTQLKRLDFWNERARTNAAILNAGLIGLNAIEPPGEIVGRTSVYHKYRVRAKQRDQVMGLLSQHGLEAVQWQSKTVPEQTLFQKLGFDGSAFPNARKLLNESFCLFSHSHPLWVQSEQLCQHYLKVIQSLLS, encoded by the coding sequence ATGGCTGAAAGCTTAAAACATCAGTCTTGGCCTGTTATTACTGACGCGGATAAACAGGCTGTCTTGGATGTTCTGGAGCGAGGCATTTTGTCTGGGCCCCTGGCACCAGAAGTCACGTCTTTGGAACGTGAGTTTGCGGCTTACTTAGGCGTTAAATATTGCTTGAGCGCTAATAGTGGGACGGCCGCATTGCATATGGGGCTTGAGGCCATTGGTATTGGCCCTGGCGATGAAGTGATTGTGCCAGCATTTACCTTCGTGGCTTCTGCGATGGCGGTACTGCAGCAAGGTGCCACACCGGTATTTGTTGATATTGAGCTGGGGAGTCTAGGCTTAGATCCTGCCTGCGTTAAAAGGGCAATTACGCCAAAGACACGTGCCATTATGCCGGTGCATATGCATGGCATGCCTTGTGATATCGATGCCATTTTTGCCATTGCGCGCCAGCATGATTTGATGGTGATTGAAGATGCTTGCCAAGCTCATGGTGCAACTTACCATGGCCAAAAAGTAGGCTCCTTTGGCAAAGTGGCTGCCTTTAGTTTGCAGTCGTCAAAAAACCTGGCGGCTGGCGAAGGTGGTCTTTTCGTTACTAACGATGAAACCTGTTATCAGCGAGCAGCTAGGTTTAGAATGTTCGGTGAAAATATCCAAATGTCTGACACCTCTGTGTTTGATCCGAGTAGGCCTCTTGATTTGAAGCGGTCTTATGATTCAGTAAGCATTGGATATATGTATCGCATGCCTGAGTTAACGGCCGCGCTGGCTAGGACGCAATTAAAGCGTTTGGATTTCTGGAACGAACGCGCACGAACTAATGCTGCGATCTTAAATGCTGGCTTAATAGGCTTAAATGCGATTGAACCGCCTGGCGAAATTGTAGGCAGGACCAGCGTTTATCACAAATATCGCGTGAGAGCGAAGCAGCGCGATCAAGTGATGGGCCTGCTGAGTCAGCATGGTCTTGAGGCTGTGCAATGGCAGAGCAAGACCGTTCCGGAGCAGACTTTATTCCAAAAATTAGGATTTGATGGCTCCGCCTTTCCAAATGCTCGAAAGCTGCTAAATGAATCATTCTGTCTATTTTCTCATTCGCATCCCCTATGGGTTCAATCGGAACAATTATGCCAACATTATCTGAAAGTCATTCAAAGCTTATTGTCCTAA
- a CDS encoding inositol-3-phosphate synthase yields MSQKLGICLIGASGAVSTTVMAGVALMRKNLAPRQGMMSETVGLDVTALDDLRFGGWDLREDTAYEAALSHEVLPAHLLNLVRDDLSSFKPWKAAVSKRFLHSMSGKNILACSSFREEIAQMKKDMAVFKTGQGLERLVMVNLTSTEKFCEVTDVHRTLAAFEAGLDANDERISPAMKYLYAAIDSGVPYVNFTPSLSNIPALQEMSIKNGVPLAGEDGKTGQTLLKTALAPMFAVRNLKVDGWYSANILGNNDGLVLNDPESNKTKVTSKMSVLDSILGYPVEDHQVHIHYYKPRGDAKESWDNIDISGFLGEKMQIKVNFLCKDSILAAPLVLDLVRFIDLAKRQGRSGVQEQLSLFFKAPYQMPGRPVEHNLFKQDESLQAWLKA; encoded by the coding sequence GTGAGTCAAAAATTAGGTATCTGTTTAATTGGAGCAAGTGGCGCCGTTTCTACAACCGTGATGGCGGGCGTTGCTTTGATGCGAAAGAATCTGGCTCCCAGACAAGGGATGATGAGCGAGACCGTTGGTCTTGACGTGACCGCACTCGATGATTTGAGGTTCGGTGGCTGGGATTTAAGAGAAGACACTGCCTATGAAGCTGCGCTTTCCCATGAAGTTCTGCCAGCTCACTTACTGAATCTGGTGCGAGACGATTTGAGCAGCTTTAAGCCATGGAAGGCAGCTGTTTCGAAGCGCTTTTTGCACAGCATGAGCGGCAAAAATATTTTGGCATGTAGCTCTTTTAGAGAAGAAATTGCTCAAATGAAAAAAGACATGGCTGTGTTCAAAACAGGTCAGGGTCTTGAGCGGTTGGTGATGGTCAATTTGACTTCGACCGAAAAGTTCTGTGAAGTGACAGATGTGCATCGCACCTTGGCAGCATTTGAAGCAGGCCTTGATGCAAACGATGAACGCATTTCACCGGCCATGAAGTATCTATATGCTGCCATTGATAGTGGCGTGCCTTATGTAAACTTTACGCCAAGTCTAAGTAATATTCCGGCACTGCAAGAGATGTCGATTAAAAACGGCGTTCCGCTAGCTGGTGAAGATGGTAAAACTGGCCAGACGCTTCTTAAAACTGCATTGGCGCCAATGTTTGCGGTGCGTAATCTGAAAGTGGATGGCTGGTACTCTGCCAATATTTTGGGCAACAACGATGGCTTGGTGTTAAACGATCCCGAGTCCAATAAAACCAAGGTCACCAGCAAAATGAGCGTGCTAGACAGCATATTGGGATATCCTGTTGAGGATCATCAGGTGCATATCCATTATTATAAGCCACGCGGTGATGCCAAAGAATCCTGGGATAACATTGATATCTCCGGCTTTTTGGGCGAGAAAATGCAAATCAAGGTCAATTTTTTGTGCAAAGACTCGATTCTAGCAGCGCCTTTGGTGCTCGATTTGGTTCGTTTTATTGACTTGGCCAAGCGTCAAGGACGCTCTGGAGTTCAAGAGCAGCTATCGTTGTTTTTTAAGGCGCCCTATCAAATGCCTGGTCGACCGGTAGAGCATAACTTATTTAAACAAGACGAGAGTTTGCAGGCATGGCTGAAAGCTTAA
- a CDS encoding GH3 auxin-responsive promoter family protein — protein MKSFAAARALNPVLGLLARRRLNQWLGNLTQGRLQKTQESILLSHCKTAAETEFGQAHGFAKVKTYADFKRATPLRPYAGFEPYIQRMRQGERDILWPGLISYYGQSSGTSATAAQNKFLPISKEQIVWQQKAAFDVIAQYLRLSKDRGFVGGYNLGLFPPSVLKSEGNGVFTGSNPGIMFRELPALARPMAIPKPSVRDILDYNQKLQAIAENYWDYDVHAISGTSCWFSIFFDKLLAHRGVRTIQEIWPNLRVLFGGGVNANPYRRLINERVGRDIILMDNYNATEGGLFSVTDHLEDRALLMIPDRGVFFEFVPREKHGRDDAPRLALWEVQPGVDYSIVLTTSSGLFAYYIGDFVRFNSVYPHRMEFVGRPSGVLSLTQELTTYVEIEKAVAKAQSQFSCSIVEYCVGPEVGVDASGKGRYQFFFEFEKRPMDLNLFMTAIDDELKIQNRVYREHRLSDVAILPPVSHKLLSGSVQKIMDRLGFRSVQSKFPRIIDQQKCDLVTQFINKEQVS, from the coding sequence ATGAAAAGTTTTGCCGCGGCTCGTGCATTGAATCCAGTCTTAGGACTATTGGCGAGGCGACGGCTTAATCAGTGGCTAGGGAATTTAACACAAGGTCGGCTTCAAAAAACCCAGGAATCAATCTTGCTGTCTCACTGCAAAACGGCAGCTGAAACTGAGTTTGGTCAGGCGCATGGTTTTGCCAAAGTAAAAACTTATGCTGATTTTAAGAGGGCAACGCCTTTAAGGCCATATGCTGGGTTTGAGCCTTATATCCAGCGGATGAGACAGGGCGAGCGCGATATCCTTTGGCCAGGGCTGATTTCGTATTACGGCCAGTCTTCAGGTACTTCAGCAACCGCCGCGCAGAATAAATTTTTACCTATTTCGAAAGAGCAGATTGTCTGGCAGCAGAAAGCTGCGTTTGACGTGATTGCTCAGTACCTACGCCTTAGCAAAGACAGAGGCTTTGTTGGGGGCTATAACTTGGGGTTGTTTCCGCCTAGCGTCTTGAAATCGGAAGGAAACGGCGTGTTCACCGGGTCAAATCCGGGGATTATGTTTCGGGAGTTGCCCGCTTTGGCGCGGCCGATGGCGATTCCTAAGCCTTCCGTGCGAGATATTTTGGACTATAACCAAAAGTTACAAGCAATCGCAGAGAACTACTGGGATTATGACGTGCACGCGATTTCGGGAACAAGTTGCTGGTTCTCGATTTTTTTCGACAAGCTTTTGGCGCACCGCGGCGTCCGAACCATTCAGGAAATATGGCCTAATTTGAGAGTGCTTTTTGGTGGCGGGGTTAATGCTAATCCTTATCGCAGGCTCATTAACGAGCGTGTTGGACGCGATATTATCTTGATGGATAATTACAATGCGACTGAGGGTGGGCTATTTTCGGTGACCGATCATTTGGAGGATCGTGCTCTGTTGATGATCCCGGATCGAGGGGTGTTTTTCGAGTTTGTGCCTAGGGAGAAGCATGGGCGAGATGATGCGCCTCGTTTGGCGCTGTGGGAAGTCCAGCCAGGCGTAGATTACTCGATTGTTTTGACCACGTCGTCGGGATTATTCGCCTATTATATTGGCGATTTTGTTCGGTTTAATTCTGTTTATCCGCATCGAATGGAATTTGTGGGCAGGCCTAGCGGCGTTTTATCTTTGACTCAAGAACTGACTACTTATGTGGAAATCGAAAAGGCCGTTGCGAAGGCTCAATCTCAATTTTCATGTTCTATTGTTGAGTATTGTGTCGGCCCAGAAGTGGGTGTTGACGCTTCTGGGAAAGGTCGTTACCAATTTTTCTTTGAGTTTGAAAAAAGGCCGATGGATTTGAATCTATTTATGACCGCCATTGACGATGAGCTTAAAATTCAAAATCGAGTTTATCGTGAACATCGTTTAAGCGATGTGGCGATTCTTCCTCCGGTTTCACACAAACTTCTTTCAGGGTCCGTTCAAAAGATTATGGATCGACTAGGATTTAGAAGCGTCCAAAGTAAGTTTCCCCGAATTATCGATCAGCAAAAGTGCGATTTGGTTACACAGTTTATTAACAAGGAGCAGGTTTCGTGA
- the nth gene encoding endonuclease III, translating to MTSKAKALYFLDTICAEFPDAEIELDYDKKDPWQLLVAVALSAQTTDKAVNKVTPDLFEAYPDAKAFSQATPADIEPYIRTLGFFRMKSKNLVLAGKKIMTDFGGAVPKERDALESIPGVGPKSAAVILANAFGVQAIAVDTHVGRIARRLGLTAEKDPSKVETDLTKLFPKDRLLEAHHAFIFHGRRICHARKPNCPGCPVQKKCPKVGVDQSIKIR from the coding sequence ATGACCTCTAAAGCCAAAGCCCTATATTTTTTAGATACCATTTGCGCTGAATTCCCCGATGCGGAAATTGAGCTGGATTATGATAAGAAAGACCCCTGGCAACTTTTGGTGGCCGTGGCGCTATCGGCGCAGACAACCGATAAAGCTGTCAACAAAGTAACGCCGGATTTATTTGAGGCATACCCTGATGCCAAAGCTTTCAGTCAGGCAACACCAGCGGATATCGAGCCCTATATTCGAACGTTGGGATTTTTTAGGATGAAATCCAAAAATCTCGTCTTAGCTGGTAAGAAAATCATGACTGATTTTGGTGGAGCCGTGCCTAAAGAGCGAGACGCTTTGGAGAGCATCCCGGGCGTCGGCCCAAAATCCGCCGCGGTGATTTTGGCCAATGCTTTTGGCGTGCAGGCCATCGCGGTAGACACCCATGTCGGGCGTATTGCCCGGCGACTTGGTTTAACCGCCGAAAAAGACCCTTCCAAAGTTGAAACGGATTTAACGAAATTATTTCCTAAAGACAGGTTATTAGAAGCACATCATGCGTTTATCTTTCACGGCAGGCGCATTTGCCACGCCAGAAAGCCAAATTGTCCTGGCTGTCCTGTGCAAAAGAAATGTCCCAAAGTGGGTGTGGATCAATCGATTAAGATCCGTTAG
- a CDS encoding choline/carnitine O-acyltransferase, whose translation MMHWQHEPMRDFYLNNPRSLAFFSNYTLGLTDDPNCQNGIDRAASLIQSWVQHRNVKTFCVAHGGEFYLIDASKSGNAKTTLQDISALKKQGRSSGWLTTLPRSKWRTNPTADLFIALDLDTAPVTDQQFAFELAYGNLANRRFDQPIQLIVFGNGRAGYNIDHTDIDAEPAIKLIDLPSCDSASLSEWPIQRLHFEEANIEKAQAEAKRLLADRELVCVRTRAFQSDQEIQLAIQHAVQKVFGQPKVTSEAVSMSHLPAGRYNTVYFASPEDVQHHAERIKAAKAGEVFGPMPCDITTSSAGMPEHISLFGFTDTEPNIIGIAYLRKPNETLFHIKADGRFKGFAEKIAHDL comes from the coding sequence ATGATGCACTGGCAGCATGAGCCCATGCGGGATTTTTATTTGAATAATCCGCGCTCGTTAGCATTTTTTTCAAATTACACCTTAGGATTGACCGACGATCCTAATTGCCAAAATGGAATCGATCGCGCCGCAAGCCTAATCCAATCCTGGGTACAACATCGAAATGTAAAAACCTTCTGCGTCGCTCATGGAGGCGAATTCTATCTCATCGATGCGAGTAAATCCGGCAACGCTAAAACCACTCTGCAAGATATCTCTGCTTTAAAAAAGCAGGGCAGAAGTTCCGGCTGGCTAACCACCCTCCCGAGATCTAAGTGGCGCACAAACCCCACAGCCGACCTCTTCATCGCCCTAGATCTTGATACCGCGCCTGTCACAGACCAGCAGTTTGCTTTCGAATTAGCCTATGGCAATTTAGCAAATCGCCGCTTCGACCAGCCCATCCAGCTGATCGTATTTGGCAACGGACGCGCCGGATATAATATTGACCATACTGATATAGATGCTGAGCCAGCGATAAAGTTGATCGACTTACCATCTTGCGATTCTGCCTCGTTGAGTGAATGGCCAATCCAAAGGCTCCATTTTGAAGAAGCGAACATCGAAAAGGCGCAGGCAGAGGCGAAAAGGCTTTTGGCTGATCGAGAACTCGTTTGTGTTAGAACCCGGGCGTTTCAAAGCGATCAAGAGATTCAACTGGCAATTCAACATGCTGTGCAAAAAGTGTTCGGCCAGCCCAAAGTGACCAGTGAAGCCGTCAGCATGAGTCATCTACCAGCTGGCCGATATAATACCGTTTATTTTGCGTCGCCTGAGGATGTGCAGCATCATGCGGAGCGCATTAAAGCCGCTAAAGCTGGTGAAGTGTTTGGGCCGATGCCTTGCGATATAACCACCTCCAGCGCAGGAATGCCTGAGCATATTTCTCTTTTTGGATTTACAGATACGGAGCCAAATATTATTGGTATTGCTTATCTGCGCAAGCCCAATGAAACTTTGTTTCATATTAAAGCGGATGGTCGCTTTAAAGGCTTCGCAGAAAAAATAGCCCATGACCTCTAA